A genomic segment from Torulaspora delbrueckii CBS 1146 chromosome 3, complete genome encodes:
- the TDEL0C01380 gene encoding Zn(II)2Cys6 transcription factor domain-containing protein (similar to Saccharomyces cerevisiae SUT1 (YGL162W) and SUT2 (YPR009W); ancestral locus Anc_8.109) — protein MSSSITVVNRNRTLPPLLLPDLRSVHERHPYVGPQMLSGLKRTNGSDLESLASVATKRLKLSSHLVTPPPTAPVSAAISPSPSYVTFEETTTTNNNNNNSNNNTAQRKGTSPPPEGKTTAKRQRIGPSCDECRLKKIKCDASIEILLQDDALIEQVSEQLHHVFTPEEVRAQSETILKNVSLPELDESTVLIKHIDKIVLFRPCTSCRKRRATNTQPTCCLFSKGFTRADINVFSRIASRIKGKKMAEMDVHDYRAAGF, from the coding sequence ATGTCTTCAAGTATTACTGTTGTGAATAGGAACCGGACTCTTCCCCCGCTGTTGCTTCCGGATCTTAGATCGGTCCACGAAAGGCACCCATACGTCGGACCTCAAATGTTGAGTGGTTTGAAACGGACCAATGGTAGCGATCTCGAAAGTCTTGCCAGTGTGGCTACAAAACGTTTGAAACTGTCTTCGCATTTGGTCACACCTCCTCCTACTGCACCTGTCAGTGCTGCGATTTCGCCTTCGCCTAGCTATGTCACTTTCGAGGAGACAACTACCAccaataataataataataatagtaataataataCTGCACAGCGTAAAGGGACATCCCCGCCGCCCGAGGGAAAAACTACTGCAAAGAGACAAAGGATCGGTCCTAGCTGTGATGAGTGTCGGCTTAAAAAGATTAAATGTGATGCATCGATCGAGATCTTGTTACAAGACGATGCCTTGATTGAACAAGTGTCTGAGCAACTGCATCATGTTTTCACGCCTGAGGAAGTAAGGGCACAAAGTGAAACgatcttgaaaaatgttTCGCTTCCTGAGTTGGACGAGTCAACGGTGTTGATCAAACACATCGATAAGATCGTTTTGTTTAGACCTTGTACTTCATGCCGTAAACGCAGGGCTACCAACACGCAGCCAACTTGTTGtctcttttccaaaggTTTCACGAGAGCGGATATTAACGTTTTCTCGAGGATCGCTAGCAGGATCAAGGGTAAGAAAATGGCTGAAATGGATGTCCATGATTATAGGGCAGCCGGTTTTTAA
- the YIP5 gene encoding Yip5p (similar to Saccharomyces cerevisiae YIP5 (YGL161C); ancestral locus Anc_8.110) — MTDNGGNRRDSFLEFDDGLEGADDFTTEPNPFDDVVSDDMSKKGKPPGYEGTTDTATLPPGYDEAINEPTPTASQPSRETLPPGLLNYLSQYFQLNDQELKTNLYDSLKFKLTQETDQENRGDLDTKPDLYGPVWIFATIVAANFVGSKLFAVILGGILAGVRDTTDTFGGNRLIHSFWLYLTYSFFIPAIIAKMYLHRKDNIAELISAFGYSTLVWIPVGLIIDLIQTLHSAMPIYVLSIVKWVLVALAFAKSSQFLYRKMNTEDSSDQLVKFPIIGFNAIMCVVARLLLYSS; from the coding sequence ATGACTGACAACGGTGGAAACAGGCGAGATTCATTTCTCGAGTTCGATGATGGACTTGAAGGAGCAGACGATTTCACAACGGAACCCAATCCCTTCGACGATGTTGTGAGCGATGATATGAGTAAGAAAGGTAAGCCACCAGGTTATGAAGGCACGACTGACACTGCAACTTTGCCACCTGGCTACGACGAAGCTATAAACGAGCCTACACCAACAGCTTCACAGCCAAGTCGCGAAACACTCCCACCTGGACTTTTGAACTATCTCTCACAATATTTCCAATTGAACgatcaagaattgaaaaCCAACCTCTACGACTCCCTCAAATTCAAGCTCACACAGGAAACCGATCAGGAGAACCGCGGTGACCTCGACACGAAACCGGACTTATACGGTCCCGTCTGGATCTTTGCTACAATAGTAGCTGCAAACTTCGTCGGATCGAAACTGTTTGCCGTGATCCTCGGTGGGATTCTTGCCGGTGTACGGGACACCACAGACACTTTTGGAGGTAATAGATTAATCCACTCGTTCTGGTTATACTTAACGTACAGTTTTTTCATACCAGCAATCATCGCTAAGATGTATCTACACCGAAAAGACAATATCGCTGAACTGATATCAGCCTTCGGTTACTCCACATTGGTATGGATACCAGTTGGGTTAATAATAGATCTAATTCAGACGCTTCATTCCGCCATGCCAATCTACGTCCTGTCCATTGTAAAATGGGTGCTAGTGGCATTGGCCTTCGCGAAAAGCTCTCAGTTTCTCTacagaaagatgaacaCCGAGGACTCAAGCGACCAACTAGTGAAATTCCCCATAATCGGTTTTAACGCCATCATGTGCGTAGTGGCAAGACTGCTTCTCTATAGTTCATGA
- the BUD16 gene encoding putative pyridoxal kinase BUD16 (similar to Saccharomyces cerevisiae BUD16 (YEL029C); ancestral locus Anc_1.471) has product MPRLLATQSHVVHGYVGNKAATFPLQCLGWDVDCCNSVQFSNHTGYGMDRVFGNITEERDLDQLLTGVLGNFPHDYEALLSGYLPKKESVSCMGRHYVAYKKNNPGSVWLMDPVMGDEGQLYVDKDVIFEYKKLALSQDSEVDIITPNHFELEIMYGEKIDTTEQLRTAFQKLHKTVPVVIVTSCDPKMFGDSEYVYCVASMRGQSPMVLRVPLIKSYFTGVGDLFSALLLDRIYKLLSSSNTSLKLEDQVNDVLNVIQNVLKMTLNYAPNNHTAKIGNPMDMKDAELRIIESRDFYNSNTTPVVKRDFIYRKL; this is encoded by the coding sequence ATGCCCAGGCTATTGGCTACGCAGTCGCATGTTGTGCACGGGTATGTGGGAAATAAAGCAGCCACATTTCCTCTGCAATGCCTAGGATGGGACGTTGACTGCTGTAATTCTGTGCAATTCTCTAACCATACTGGATATGGTATGGACAGGGTTTTTGGTAATATTAccgaagaaagagatctCGACCAACTCTTGACCGGAGTCCTTGGGAACTTCCCGCATGATTACGAAGCCTTACTATCCGGTTACCTGCCCAAGAAAGAGTCTGTTAGTTGTATGGGTCGTCATTATGTGGCTTATAAGAAGAACAACCCGGGATCTGTGTGGTTAATGGACCCTGTGATGGGTGATGAAGGTCAGTTATACGTCGATAAAGATGTGATATTTGAGTACAAGAAATTAGCTCTATCGCAAGACTCAGAAGTGGACATCATTACGCCGAATCATTTTGAGTTAGAAATAATGTAtggtgaaaagattgataCTACTGAGCAACTTAGAACGgcatttcaaaaattgcaCAAGACTGTACCCGTGGTCATCGTCACTTCGTGTGATCCAAAGATGTTCGGTGACTCAGAGTATGTGTACTGTGTGGCTTCCATGAGAGGTCAAAGCCCCATGGTGCTCCGCGTACCGTTGATCAAATCGTATTTTACCGGTGTCGGTGACCTATTTTCAGCCTTGTTGTTGGACAGAATTTACAAACTgttatcttcatcaaataccAGCTTGAAATTGGAGGATCAAGTAAACGATGTGCTTAATGTTATACAAAATGTTCTTAAGATGACCTTGAATTATGCACCAAATAACCATACGGCTAAGATAGGGAATCCGATGGATATGAAGGATGCGGAATTGAGAATTATTGAATCAAGAGATTTTTACAACAGTAACACTACACCAGTGGTAAAGCGGGACTTTATTTATCGAAAATTGTAA
- the VPS55 gene encoding Vps55p (similar to Saccharomyces cerevisiae VPS55 (YJR044C); ancestral locus Anc_1.473), which produces MDFKVSPLTKIISLSGFLALGFLLVILSCALFHNYYPLFDILVFLLAPLPNALFSKSSTDSANFMSDTVSNTQDTGSFLTGVFVTSGLALPLVFYHCQLIGSLSCIMSTLGGLIIYSSIVVFSWFFHSSWEQEEDTLFG; this is translated from the coding sequence ATGGACTTTAAAGTATCTCCATTGACAAAGATCATCTCACTTTCGGGTTTCCTTGCACTAGGTTTCCTCTTGGTCATCCTAAGTTGTGCCCTTTTCCACAATTATTATCCACTATTTGATATTCTAGTCTTCCTGTTAGCACCACTCCCTAATGCACTATTCAGCAAATCGAGCACAGATAGTGCAAACTTTATGTCTGATACCGTGAGCAATACACAGGATACCGGTTCCTTCCTTACGGGTGTGTTTGTAACGAGTGGTCTGGCTCTACCGCTCGTATTTTACCATTGTCAACTGATTGGATCATTGAGCTGCATCATGAGCACACTAGGTGGGCTGATCATTTACTCTAGTATAGTCGTCTTTTCGTGGTTCTTTCACTCTAGTTgggaacaagaagaggacaCCCTATTTGGGTAA
- the TDEL0C01420 gene encoding Hsp70 family protein (similar to Saccharomyces cerevisiae ECM10 (YEL030W) and SSC1 (YJR045C); ancestral locus Anc_1.474): MLAAKNLLRKSAIAGPSRVAARFQSTAKVQGSVIGIDLGTTNSAVAIMEGKVPKIIENAEGSRTTPSVVAFTKDGERLVGIPAKRQAVVNPENTLFATKRLIGRRFEDIEVQRDIKQVPYKIVKHSNGDAWVEARGETYSPAQIGGFVLNKMKETAEAYLGKAAKNAVVTVPAYFNDSQRQATKDAGQIVGLNVLRVVNEPTAAALAYGLEKSESKVVAVFDLGGGTFDISILDIDNGVFEVKSTNGDTHLGGEDFDIYLLREIVSRFKTESGIDLEGDRMAIQRIREAAEKAKIELSSTVSTEINLPFITADASGPKHINMKFSRAQFETLTEPLIKRTVDPVKKALKDASLSTSEVSDVLLVGGMSRMPKVVETVKQLFGKEPSKAVNPDEAVAIGAAIQGAVLAGEVTDVLLLDVTPLSLGIETLGGVFTRLIPRNTTIPTKKSQIFSTAAAGQTSVEIRVFQGERELVRDNKLIGNFTLSGIPPAPKGVPQIEVTFDLDADGIINVSARDKASNKDASITVAGSSGLSESEIEQMVNDAEKYRSQDEAKRQAIETANKADQLANDTENSLKEFEGKVDKAEAQKVQDLITSLRETVARVQAGEEVNADDLKAKTEELQNSSMKLFEQMYKNDSSNNAQSGEPKQ; encoded by the coding sequence ATGCTTGCTGCTAAAAATTTGTTGAGAAAGTCGGCTATTGCCGGTCCAAGCCGTGTGGCTGCCCGTTTCCAATCTACCGCTAAAGTTCAGGGTTCAGTGATTGGTATTGATTTGGGTACTACAAACTCTGCTGTTGCAATTATGGAAGGTAAAGTTCCAAAGATTATTGAAAACGCTGAAGGTTCCAGAACCACTCCATCTGTTGTGGCTTTCACCAAGGATGGTGAAAGATTGGTTGGTATTCCAGCCAAGCGTCAAGCTGTTGTGAACCCAGAAAACACTTTGTTTGCCACCAAGCGTTTGATTGGTCGTCGTTTCGAGGATattgaagttcaaagaGATATCAAACAGGTTCCATACAAGATTGTTAAGCACAGTAATGGTGACGCATGGGTCGAGGCCCGTGGTGAGACATATTCTCCAGCTCAAATCGGTGGTTTTgtcttgaacaagatgaaggaAACCGCTGAGGCTTATTTGGGTAAGGCTGCCAAGAACGCTGTTGTCACTGTTCCAGCTTACTTCAACGATTCTCAAAGACAAGCCACCAAGGACGCAGGTCAAATTGTTGGTTTGAACGTGTTGCGTGTTGTCAACGAACCAACTGCCGCTGCCTTGGCTTACGGTTTGGAGAAATCTGAGTCCAAGGTCGTTGCCGTCTTCGATTTGGGTGGTGGTACTTTCGATATCTCCATCTTGGATATTGACAACGGTGTCTTTGAAGTCAAGTCTACTAACGGTGACACTCACTTGggtggtgaagatttcgatATTTACTTGTTAAGAGAAATTGTTTCCCGTTTCAAGACTGAATCTGGTATCGATCTAGAAGGTGACCGTATGGCCATTCAAAGAATCAGAGAAGCTGCTGAAAAGGCCAAGATTGAATTGTCCTCCACTGTTTCTACTGAAATCAACTTGCCATTTATCACTGCCGATGCATCCGGTCCAAAGCACATCAACATGAAGTTCAGCAGAGCTCAATTCGAAACTTTGACTGAGCcattgatcaagagaaCTGTGGACCCAGTTaagaaggctttgaaggatgcTAGCTTGAGTACATCTGAAGTCTCCGACGTTCTATTGGTCGGTGGTATGTCTAGAATGCCAAAGGTCGTTGAAACCGTTAAGCAATTATTTGGTAAGGAACCATCTAAGGCTGTTAACCCAGATGAGGCTGTCGCCATTGGTGCTGCCATCCAAGGTGCTGTTCTAGCCGGTGAAGTCACCGACGTTCTTCTATTGGATGTTACTCCATTGTCTCTAGGTATCGAGACCTTGGGTGGTGTCTTCACTAGATTGATTCCAAGAAACACTACTATCCCAACCAAGAAATCTCAAATTTTCTCCACTGCTGCTGCTGGTCAAACCTCTGTCGAAATCAGAGTTTTCCAAGGTGAAAGAGAATTGGTTAGAGACAACAAGTTGATCGGTAACTTCACTTTGTCTGGTATCCCACCAGCTCCAAAGGGTGTCCCACAAATCGAAGTCACTTTCGACCTTGACGCAGACGGAATTATCAACGTCTCTGCTAGAGACAAGGCTTCCAACAAGGATGCTTCTATCACCGTTGCTGGTTCTTCTGGTTTGTCTGAATCTGAAATCGAACAAATGGTTAACGATGCTGAGAAATACAGAAGCCAAGATGAGGCCAAGAGacaagccattgaaacCGCCAACAAGGCAGACCAATTGGCTAATGACACtgaaaactctttgaaggaattcGAAGGTAAGGTCGACAAGGCTGAAGCACAAAAGGTTCAAGACTTGATCACTTCTTTGAGAGAAACTGTCGCTAGAGTTCAagctggtgaagaagttaacGCTGATGACTTGAAGGCTAAGACTGAAGAACTACAAAACTCTTCCATGAAATTGTTCGAACAAATGTACAAGAACGATTCCAGCAACAACGCTCAATCTGGTGAACCAAAGCAATAA